Proteins encoded within one genomic window of Streptomyces kaniharaensis:
- a CDS encoding acyltransferase family protein, which yields MKPSTAAPAPSRLGWLDALRGLAALAVAMHHFGLVNLIPHAAREPHYLDLGLFGVMLFFLVSGYIIPASLERRGDVRAFWAGRFFRIYPAVAVTVVVSLLILPRDFAVVQGFAFDHPLLSLAANGLMLQDMMGLPSAIGVLWSLTYEMIFYYFVTALFVLGWHRRSAPIAIGFAAFALVLGSWLAVGTLSTDLTSIRHLVTACGIVVLMAMVCIGTARPDLVRWGALLLGGLGLTLILLNSRSSAFETMMIFATMFAGTVLYRLEHGQIDRLPAILCCVFVTVCGVASGYFYDRGTTTWKTWTDSWMAFSFAYLAAWAVFAVGMLLRRRRFPRWLSGLGAISFSVYLLHGPLDFFTGWQLSGHAPLVGWKERGLLLVAYLAALVVLAYLSYRLVEIPFQNLGRTVMKAVNRRFPAPAAPRPRVDGRAEPPAEAAARSAPVLSGQD from the coding sequence GTGAAACCCAGCACCGCCGCCCCCGCCCCGTCCAGACTCGGCTGGCTCGATGCGCTGCGCGGCCTCGCTGCGCTGGCCGTCGCCATGCACCACTTCGGTCTGGTCAACCTGATCCCGCACGCCGCGAGGGAGCCGCACTACCTGGACCTCGGCCTCTTCGGCGTGATGCTGTTCTTCCTGGTGAGCGGGTACATCATCCCCGCCTCGCTGGAGCGGCGCGGCGACGTCCGGGCGTTCTGGGCCGGGCGCTTCTTCCGGATCTACCCGGCGGTGGCCGTGACGGTCGTCGTGAGCCTGCTGATCCTGCCCCGTGACTTCGCGGTCGTGCAGGGGTTCGCCTTCGACCACCCGCTGCTGTCGCTCGCGGCCAACGGGCTGATGCTCCAGGACATGATGGGCCTGCCCAGCGCCATCGGCGTCCTGTGGTCGCTCACCTACGAGATGATCTTCTACTACTTCGTGACGGCCCTGTTCGTCCTGGGGTGGCACCGGCGCAGCGCACCGATCGCGATCGGCTTCGCGGCGTTCGCCCTCGTCCTCGGCTCCTGGCTGGCGGTGGGCACCCTCTCCACCGACCTGACGTCGATCCGGCACCTGGTGACGGCCTGCGGGATCGTCGTCCTGATGGCGATGGTGTGCATCGGCACCGCTCGACCGGACCTCGTCCGCTGGGGCGCACTGCTGCTCGGCGGCCTCGGCCTGACCCTGATCCTGCTGAACAGCCGGTCCAGCGCCTTCGAGACCATGATGATCTTCGCCACCATGTTCGCCGGCACCGTGCTCTACCGGCTGGAGCACGGCCAGATCGACCGCCTCCCGGCCATCCTGTGCTGCGTGTTCGTCACCGTCTGCGGGGTCGCGTCGGGCTACTTCTACGACCGCGGTACGACGACGTGGAAGACGTGGACGGACTCGTGGATGGCGTTCTCGTTCGCGTACCTGGCCGCGTGGGCGGTGTTCGCGGTCGGCATGCTGCTGCGCCGGCGCCGCTTCCCGCGCTGGCTCAGCGGGCTCGGCGCGATCAGTTTCTCGGTCTACCTGCTGCACGGCCCGCTCGACTTCTTCACGGGCTGGCAGCTGTCGGGCCACGCCCCGCTCGTCGGCTGGAAGGAGCGGGGTCTGCTTCTCGTCGCCTACCTGGCCGCCCTGGTGGTGCTCGCCTACCTCAGCTACCGCCTGGTCGAGATCCCGTTCCAGAACCTGGGCCGCACGGTGATGAAGGCCGTGAACCGCCGCTTCCCGGCGCCCGCCGCGCCGCGGCCGAGGGTCGACGGCCGGGCCGAGCCGCCCGCCGAAGCCGCTGCCCGGTCGGCGCCGGTGCTGTCCGGCCAGGACTGA
- a CDS encoding trimeric intracellular cation channel family protein, translating to MTSQIFPSDVQQSLDLVGIFVFALSGGLLAVRKNMDIFGICVLAEVTALGGGVMRDLVIGATPVAAFTNLGYFVTPLAAGLVVFFLHPEVERINRAVQTLDALGLGLFCVTGTAKAHDYGLGAVAAVALGMVTAAGGGVIRDVLAGEIPSLLRWDREIYAVPALVGAGLVAALIGADRLTGATGTAAALTAFVLRMLALRFGWRAPRAWHRNGSRTSEE from the coding sequence GTGACCTCGCAGATCTTCCCCTCCGACGTGCAGCAGTCGCTGGACCTCGTCGGTATCTTCGTCTTCGCCCTCTCCGGGGGCCTGCTCGCCGTCCGCAAGAACATGGACATCTTCGGGATCTGCGTGCTGGCCGAGGTCACCGCACTCGGCGGCGGGGTGATGCGCGACCTGGTGATCGGGGCGACACCGGTCGCCGCCTTCACCAATCTGGGGTACTTCGTGACCCCGCTGGCAGCCGGGCTCGTGGTGTTCTTCCTGCACCCGGAGGTCGAGCGGATCAACCGGGCGGTGCAGACGCTGGACGCGCTCGGGCTCGGGCTGTTCTGCGTCACCGGCACCGCCAAGGCGCACGACTACGGGCTCGGCGCGGTGGCGGCCGTCGCGCTCGGCATGGTGACCGCGGCCGGTGGCGGCGTGATCCGGGACGTGCTGGCCGGGGAGATCCCGTCGTTGCTGCGCTGGGACCGGGAGATCTACGCCGTGCCCGCGCTGGTCGGCGCCGGGCTGGTAGCGGCGCTGATCGGCGCCGACCGGCTGACCGGGGCCACCGGCACCGCCGCCGCGCTCACCGCGTTCGTCCTGCGGATGCTCGCGCTGAGGTTCGGCTGGCGTGCCCCGCGGGCCTGGCACCGCAACGGTTCTCGCACCAGCGAGGAGTAG
- a CDS encoding IclR family transcriptional regulator: MAQSVDRALTLLGSLGDGPVTLDQAATSIGVHKSTALRLLRTLEAQGFAQRQPDLRYRLGGRLLSLAHRALEEIDVRQVAAPYLADLNARCGYTVQLAVLHDGEVLYVDEVAGHWAARPSRIGRRAPATGTAIGRVLLAGLPEDGTREGALPAELAAVRRRGWAAESAEHREPVTCVAAPVAGSGGRTVAACAVSAPVSQVRPAELTRMVPELLCTAEAISLAYGGSPTPRWCENRCGARPAGHASRTSARASAGRTR; the protein is encoded by the coding sequence ATGGCGCAGTCGGTCGACCGTGCTCTCACCCTGCTCGGCTCGCTCGGCGACGGGCCGGTGACCCTGGACCAGGCCGCAACCAGCATCGGCGTCCACAAGTCCACCGCACTGCGGCTGTTGCGCACCCTGGAGGCGCAAGGCTTCGCCCAGCGCCAGCCGGACCTGCGCTACCGGCTCGGCGGCCGGCTGCTGTCGCTGGCCCACCGGGCGCTGGAGGAGATCGACGTCCGGCAGGTGGCCGCGCCGTACCTGGCAGACCTCAACGCGCGCTGCGGCTACACCGTCCAGCTGGCCGTCCTCCACGACGGCGAGGTGCTCTACGTGGACGAGGTCGCCGGGCACTGGGCGGCCCGGCCGTCCCGGATCGGGCGCCGCGCCCCGGCCACCGGGACGGCCATCGGCCGGGTGCTGCTCGCCGGGCTGCCCGAGGACGGCACCCGCGAGGGCGCGCTGCCCGCCGAGCTGGCCGCGGTGCGCCGCCGGGGCTGGGCGGCCGAGTCGGCCGAGCACCGGGAGCCGGTGACCTGCGTGGCCGCGCCGGTGGCCGGCAGCGGCGGGCGGACGGTCGCGGCCTGCGCGGTGAGCGCCCCGGTGAGCCAGGTGCGGCCGGCCGAGCTGACCCGGATGGTGCCCGAGCTGCTGTGCACCGCCGAGGCGATCTCGCTGGCGTACGGCGGCTCGCCTACTCCTCGCTGGTGCGAGAACCGTTGCGGTGCCAGGCCCGCGGGGCACGCCAGCCGAACCTCAGCGCGAGCATCCGCAGGACGAACGCGGTGA
- a CDS encoding cysteine desulfurase family protein — protein sequence MPYLDHAATTPMLPEAIAAMTAHLGVVGNASSLHAAGRRARRVVEEARESLADSLGARPSEIVLTGGGTESDNLAVKGLYWARRDADPARTRVLCSPVEHHAVLDAVHWLSEHEGAAVEYLPVDHLGRVHPQALREAIERDPATVALVTVMWANNEVGTVQPVTELAAVAAEYGIPMHADAVQALGQIPVSFAESGLTAVTVTGHKIGGPFGIGALLLSRGATPVPLLHGGGQERDVRSGTLDAPAAAGFAAAAAIAAERQAEHAVTLGALRDELIASVLDAVPDAVLNGDPSPGGRLPANAHFSFPGCEGDALLMLLDAQGIECSTGSACSAGVPQPSHVLLAMGADPLLARASLRFSLGHTSVREDVTALAKAIAPAVQRARNAGLASVRR from the coding sequence ATGCCATACCTGGACCATGCGGCGACCACGCCGATGCTGCCCGAGGCGATCGCCGCGATGACGGCGCACCTGGGGGTCGTCGGCAACGCCTCCTCCCTGCACGCCGCCGGCCGCCGGGCCCGCCGGGTGGTCGAGGAGGCCCGCGAGTCGCTGGCCGACTCGCTCGGCGCCCGGCCCAGCGAGATCGTGCTCACCGGCGGCGGCACCGAGTCCGACAACCTCGCCGTCAAGGGCCTGTACTGGGCCCGGCGGGACGCCGACCCGGCGCGTACCCGGGTGCTGTGCAGCCCCGTCGAGCACCACGCGGTCCTCGACGCGGTGCACTGGCTCTCGGAGCACGAGGGCGCCGCCGTCGAGTACCTGCCGGTCGACCACCTCGGCCGGGTGCACCCGCAGGCGCTGCGCGAGGCGATCGAGCGGGATCCGGCCACCGTCGCGCTGGTCACCGTGATGTGGGCGAACAACGAGGTCGGCACCGTGCAGCCGGTCACCGAACTCGCCGCGGTGGCGGCCGAGTACGGCATCCCGATGCACGCCGACGCGGTGCAGGCGCTCGGTCAGATCCCGGTCTCCTTCGCCGAGTCGGGGCTCACCGCGGTCACCGTCACCGGGCACAAGATCGGCGGCCCGTTCGGCATCGGCGCGCTGCTGCTCTCGCGCGGTGCCACGCCCGTCCCGCTGCTGCACGGCGGCGGCCAGGAGCGCGACGTCCGCTCCGGCACCCTCGACGCGCCCGCCGCCGCCGGGTTCGCCGCCGCCGCGGCCATCGCGGCCGAGCGGCAGGCCGAGCACGCGGTGACGCTCGGCGCGCTGCGGGACGAGCTGATCGCCTCGGTGCTGGACGCCGTACCGGACGCGGTGCTCAACGGCGACCCTTCGCCCGGGGGCAGGCTGCCCGCCAACGCGCACTTCTCGTTCCCCGGCTGCGAGGGCGACGCGCTGCTGATGCTGCTCGACGCCCAGGGCATCGAGTGCTCCACCGGCTCGGCCTGCTCGGCTGGCGTCCCGCAGCCCAGCCACGTGCTGCTCGCGATGGGCGCCGATCCGCTGCTGGCGCGCGCCTCGCTGCGCTTCTCGCTCGGCCACACCTCGGTGCGCGAGGACGTCACCGCCCTCGCGAAGGCCATCGCCCCAGCCGTCCAGCGGGCGCGCAACGCGGGGCTGGCGTCCGTGCGGCGCTGA
- the mnmA gene encoding tRNA 2-thiouridine(34) synthase MnmA, with amino-acid sequence MTDFPGAPTAPSTGRLRVLAAMSGGVDSAVAAARAAEAGHEVTGVHLALSANPQSFRTGARGCCTIEDSRDARRAADVIGIPFYVWDLAERFREDVIDDFVAEYAAGRTPNPCLRCNEKIKFAALLDKAIALGFDAVCTGHYARIVDLPDGRRELHRAVDAAKDQSYVLGVLDADQLAHSLFPLGDTTKDVIREEAERRGLAVAKKPDSHDICFIADGDTQGFLAKHLGTATGDILDVDGTKLGEHDGAYGFTIGQRKGLRIGRPAPDGKPRYVLDISPVNNTVTVGPVEGLDVTGLTAIRPRWCGTEPLADGRYTAQLRAHGEEVPVSASVVDGELHVRLDSPARGIAPGQAVVLYDGTRVVGSATIATTERPAVQGSV; translated from the coding sequence ATGACTGACTTCCCGGGTGCCCCGACCGCTCCGTCCACCGGCCGTCTGCGTGTGCTCGCGGCGATGTCCGGCGGTGTCGACTCCGCCGTCGCCGCCGCCCGCGCCGCCGAAGCGGGGCACGAGGTGACCGGCGTCCACCTGGCGCTGTCCGCGAACCCGCAGTCCTTCCGCACCGGTGCCCGCGGCTGCTGCACCATCGAGGACTCCCGGGACGCCCGCCGCGCCGCCGACGTGATCGGCATCCCCTTCTACGTGTGGGACCTCGCCGAGCGCTTCCGCGAGGACGTGATCGACGACTTCGTCGCCGAGTACGCGGCCGGCCGCACCCCCAACCCCTGCCTGCGTTGCAACGAGAAGATCAAGTTCGCCGCGCTGCTGGACAAGGCGATCGCGCTCGGCTTCGACGCCGTCTGCACCGGCCACTACGCGCGGATCGTCGACCTGCCGGACGGCCGCCGCGAGCTGCACCGGGCGGTGGACGCCGCCAAGGACCAGTCCTACGTGCTCGGCGTGCTCGACGCCGACCAGCTCGCCCACTCCCTCTTCCCGCTCGGCGACACCACCAAGGACGTCATCCGCGAGGAGGCCGAGCGCCGGGGCCTGGCCGTCGCCAAGAAGCCGGACAGCCACGACATCTGCTTCATCGCCGACGGCGACACCCAGGGCTTCCTGGCCAAGCACCTCGGCACCGCCACCGGCGACATCCTCGACGTCGACGGCACCAAGCTCGGCGAGCACGACGGTGCGTACGGCTTCACCATCGGCCAGCGCAAGGGCCTGCGGATCGGGCGCCCGGCACCGGACGGCAAGCCCCGCTACGTGCTCGACATCTCCCCGGTGAACAACACCGTCACGGTCGGCCCGGTCGAGGGCCTGGATGTGACCGGGCTGACCGCGATCCGCCCGCGCTGGTGCGGCACCGAGCCGCTCGCCGACGGCCGGTACACCGCCCAACTGCGCGCCCACGGCGAGGAGGTGCCCGTCTCCGCGTCCGTGGTCGACGGCGAGCTGCACGTCCGGCTGGACAGCCCGGCGCGCGGGATCGCCCCCGGCCAGGCCGTGGTGCTGTACGACGGCACCAGGGTGGTCGGCTCGGCCACCATCGCGACGACGGAGCGCCCGGCGGTTCAGGGCAGCGTCTGA